One window of Futiania mangrovi genomic DNA carries:
- a CDS encoding MFS transporter yields the protein MEVKPVPRVSPAFLGVVVAMCFVMNMMSRGMSDTFSVFLLPVQDGLGATRAGMTGVYAVYMLVHGLSAPLAGIVFDRLGARATYGAGLLVMGGAFWAASGVTALWQYYVFIGGMVGVAAAMIGMVPASALLSRWFTRRLGTVIGFAYAAVGAGMLLIIPLAQYLLEQYHWRDVYQILGTGVLCLLVPVMAAPLGRYTRGSEEWRAARDTAVGGVLTWTIARAARTSAFWGLFFVYFFTSFAVYSITPQAVAYLIESGFEPLTAASAMGFTGMLSVIGMVSIGGLSDRFGRRNTASVSYIFTLIGIVSLLLVAIWPTIWLVYGFVLFFGISQGCRGPIVSTLAARLFPGGGMGGIYGSITMGMGVGAATGSLISGVLQQMTGAYFASFGMSFMAAAAGLAQFWMIRALSRT from the coding sequence ATGGAGGTGAAGCCCGTTCCCCGGGTCTCCCCCGCCTTCCTGGGCGTGGTCGTCGCCATGTGCTTCGTCATGAACATGATGAGCCGGGGCATGAGCGACACGTTCAGCGTTTTCCTGCTGCCGGTGCAGGACGGCCTCGGTGCGACGCGCGCGGGCATGACCGGCGTCTATGCCGTCTACATGCTCGTGCACGGGCTGTCGGCGCCGCTCGCGGGTATCGTGTTCGACCGGCTTGGGGCGCGCGCGACCTATGGCGCCGGGCTGCTTGTCATGGGCGGCGCGTTCTGGGCGGCGAGCGGGGTCACCGCGCTCTGGCAGTATTATGTCTTCATCGGCGGCATGGTCGGCGTTGCGGCTGCGATGATCGGCATGGTACCCGCCTCGGCGCTGCTCAGCCGCTGGTTCACGCGCCGTCTCGGCACGGTGATCGGCTTCGCCTACGCCGCGGTGGGGGCGGGGATGCTGCTGATCATCCCGCTGGCGCAGTATCTGCTCGAGCAATACCACTGGCGCGACGTGTACCAGATCCTCGGCACGGGCGTGCTCTGCCTGCTGGTGCCGGTGATGGCCGCGCCGCTCGGCCGCTACACGCGGGGGTCGGAGGAATGGCGCGCGGCGCGCGACACCGCGGTCGGGGGCGTGCTCACCTGGACGATCGCCCGGGCGGCGCGCACGAGCGCGTTCTGGGGCCTGTTCTTCGTCTATTTCTTCACCTCCTTCGCGGTCTACAGCATCACGCCGCAGGCCGTCGCCTACCTCATCGAGAGCGGGTTCGAGCCGCTGACCGCCGCGAGCGCCATGGGCTTCACCGGCATGCTCTCGGTCATCGGCATGGTCAGCATCGGCGGGCTTTCGGACCGCTTCGGGCGCAGGAACACGGCATCCGTCTCCTACATCTTCACGCTGATCGGCATCGTCAGCCTGCTGCTGGTGGCGATCTGGCCGACGATCTGGCTGGTCTACGGCTTCGTGCTGTTCTTCGGAATCAGCCAGGGCTGCCGGGGGCCGATCGTCTCGACGCTGGCCGCGCGCCTGTTCCCCGGCGGCGGCATGGGGGGGATCTATGGCTCGATCACCATGGGCATGGGCGTGGGTGCGGCCACGGGCTCGCTGATCTCCGGCGTACTGCAGCAGATGACCGGGGCCTATTTTGCGTCCTTCGGCATGTCGTTCATGGCGGCCGCCGCGGGCCTCGCGCAGTTCTGGATGATCCGGGCCCTGTCGCGCACCTGA
- a CDS encoding CoA-transferase gives MSAEILIEAIAGMLHGLRHVAVGANSPIPASAALLARHRSGGRMQVSLLSSRTQNVFTDGGKELFDCAAQGRIDAFFLSGGQIDGQANINLVGVGGYPRSKVRFPGSFGSAYLYFLVPRVILFREEHSPRVFVPKVDFVSAPGTSAPGVYRPGGPHALVTGLCVFDFDRERARFVLRSVNPGHTVEEVIAETGFEFDVPDHVPETPAPNAETLAILRGPVAEAVSETYPAFVERTWGKAAA, from the coding sequence ATGAGCGCGGAAATCCTGATCGAGGCCATCGCCGGCATGCTCCACGGCCTGCGCCATGTGGCGGTCGGCGCGAACTCGCCCATTCCGGCGAGCGCGGCGCTGCTGGCGCGCCACCGCTCCGGCGGGCGGATGCAGGTCTCGCTGCTGTCGAGCCGCACGCAGAACGTCTTCACCGACGGCGGCAAGGAACTGTTCGACTGCGCCGCGCAAGGGCGCATCGACGCCTTCTTCCTGTCGGGCGGGCAGATCGACGGGCAGGCGAACATCAACCTGGTGGGCGTCGGCGGCTATCCGCGCTCCAAGGTGCGGTTTCCGGGCTCCTTCGGGTCGGCCTACCTCTATTTCCTCGTGCCGCGCGTGATCCTGTTCCGCGAGGAGCATTCGCCGCGCGTGTTCGTGCCGAAGGTCGACTTCGTCAGCGCGCCGGGGACGAGCGCGCCCGGCGTCTACCGGCCCGGCGGTCCGCATGCGCTGGTCACGGGCCTGTGCGTCTTCGACTTCGACCGGGAGCGGGCGCGGTTCGTCTTGCGCAGCGTGAACCCCGGCCACACGGTCGAGGAAGTGATCGCCGAGACGGGCTTCGAGTTCGACGTGCCGGACCATGTGCCGGAGACGCCGGCGCCCAACGCGGAAACGCTGGCGATCCTGCGTGGGCCCGTGGCCGAGGCCGTGTCCGAGACCTACCCCGCGTTCGTCGAGCGCACCTGGGGCAAGGCCGCGGCCTGA
- a CDS encoding cupin domain-containing protein has translation MALIEHLSALPAYAPPGHSGTRNVRLVEKDFCGSFEMILGRIEPGGIADTHAHDREHQVIYVISGLCDVTLGEEPARECGPGTVIRIPPKLMHTVHAKGDTALEIIVLYSPPLPPRADVALEGDAG, from the coding sequence ATGGCGCTCATCGAGCATCTGTCGGCCCTGCCGGCCTATGCGCCGCCCGGCCACAGCGGCACGCGCAACGTCCGCCTGGTCGAGAAGGATTTCTGCGGCAGTTTCGAGATGATCCTCGGCCGAATCGAGCCGGGGGGCATCGCCGACACCCATGCGCACGACCGCGAGCACCAGGTGATCTACGTCATTTCCGGCCTCTGCGACGTGACGCTTGGCGAGGAGCCCGCGCGCGAGTGCGGGCCCGGCACCGTGATCCGCATCCCGCCGAAGTTGATGCACACCGTTCACGCCAAGGGCGATACGGCGCTGGAGATCATCGTGCTCTACAGCCCGCCGCTACCGCCGCGCGCGGACGTGGCCCTCGAAGGAGACGCAGGATGA
- a CDS encoding acyclic terpene utilization AtuA family protein, with protein sequence MVRIGSGAGFAADRIDPAVRLIEQGRLDWIGFECLAERTLAQAQTVRAADPAKGYNRFLEARMRACLPPAMANGTRIISNMGAANPRAAAEAAARIGAGAGAAVAYVTGDDVMHLIGPDTLLQDIGMTVREFGRPLVSANAYLGVEQILPAIESDATVILTGRTADPSLFLGPLVHAYGWALDDWAHLGAGTLVGHLLECAGQVTGGYFADPGHKDVPGLADLGFPLCEVAADGSATVTKLPTDGGCVTAQTVKEQTLYEVHDPARYLTPDVTANFSRVRVREEGRDRVAIAGATGGPRPDTLKVTVAFDGGMEAEAGISYAGPGAADRARLAADVLRQRLKDIAALRIDLIGVSSLHGTLAAPSNLERSEDVRVRVAARTDDPDTADRVLWEVEALYTCGPAGGGGVRGQVRRTFVTHDAYVPRDAIRAETGVIRP encoded by the coding sequence ATGGTGCGCATCGGCAGCGGCGCCGGTTTCGCCGCCGACCGGATCGACCCGGCGGTCCGGCTGATCGAGCAGGGCCGGCTCGACTGGATCGGCTTCGAATGCCTGGCGGAGCGGACGCTCGCCCAGGCCCAGACCGTGCGCGCCGCAGACCCGGCGAAGGGCTACAACCGTTTCCTCGAGGCGCGGATGCGCGCCTGCCTGCCCCCCGCGATGGCCAATGGCACGCGCATCATCTCGAACATGGGCGCGGCCAACCCGCGCGCCGCGGCCGAGGCCGCAGCACGGATCGGCGCCGGCGCGGGCGCCGCCGTGGCCTATGTGACGGGCGATGACGTGATGCATCTGATCGGGCCGGATACGCTGCTCCAGGATATCGGGATGACCGTGCGCGAGTTCGGCCGGCCGCTCGTCTCTGCGAATGCATATCTTGGCGTGGAACAGATCCTTCCTGCCATAGAGTCGGACGCAACCGTGATCCTCACTGGACGCACGGCAGACCCCTCGCTGTTCCTCGGCCCGCTGGTGCACGCCTATGGCTGGGCGCTCGACGACTGGGCACACCTCGGCGCGGGCACGCTGGTCGGGCACCTCCTGGAATGTGCGGGCCAGGTGACCGGCGGCTATTTCGCCGATCCGGGCCACAAGGACGTGCCCGGCCTCGCCGACCTGGGCTTCCCGCTGTGCGAGGTTGCCGCCGACGGCAGCGCCACGGTGACCAAGCTGCCGACCGACGGCGGGTGCGTGACGGCGCAGACGGTGAAGGAGCAGACGCTCTACGAGGTGCACGACCCCGCCCGCTACCTGACGCCGGACGTGACCGCCAACTTCTCCCGCGTGCGCGTGCGCGAGGAGGGGCGCGACCGCGTCGCCATCGCGGGCGCCACGGGCGGCCCGCGCCCGGATACGCTCAAGGTCACGGTCGCCTTCGACGGCGGCATGGAGGCGGAGGCCGGCATCTCCTACGCCGGGCCGGGCGCTGCGGACCGGGCGCGGCTTGCCGCCGACGTGCTGCGCCAGCGGCTGAAGGACATCGCGGCCCTGCGTATCGATCTGATTGGCGTCAGTTCGCTGCACGGGACGCTCGCCGCGCCCAGCAACCTCGAACGCTCGGAGGATGTGCGCGTGCGCGTCGCGGCCCGCACCGACGACCCCGACACCGCCGACCGCGTGCTGTGGGAGGTTGAGGCGCTCTACACTTGCGGGCCGGCGGGCGGAGGCGGCGTGCGCGGCCAGGTGCGCCGCACCTTCGTCACCCACGACGCCTATGTGCCGCGCGACGCCATCCGCGCCGAGACGGGAGTGATCCGGCCATGA
- a CDS encoding PaaI family thioesterase, producing the protein MTSFDPIAAEPRTGFQTLTDYRLTEWSENRAVVEMDAGPQHGNRNNVVHGGMVMTLLDAAAGYAITWSDKPDVLRRTMTVSLTVNFMAPAREGPLRAVAVARGGGRKVVTCTAEVTDVDGTVVAIAQGTFRNLPPVHRDGTPVTD; encoded by the coding sequence ATGACCAGTTTCGACCCGATCGCCGCCGAGCCGAGAACGGGCTTCCAGACGCTGACCGACTATCGCCTGACAGAGTGGAGCGAAAACCGCGCGGTCGTGGAGATGGACGCAGGCCCCCAGCATGGAAACCGCAACAATGTCGTGCACGGCGGCATGGTGATGACGCTGCTCGACGCGGCCGCGGGATACGCGATCACGTGGAGCGACAAGCCCGACGTCCTGCGCCGGACCATGACGGTCTCGCTGACGGTCAATTTCATGGCCCCGGCGCGCGAGGGCCCGCTGCGCGCGGTGGCCGTGGCGCGCGGCGGCGGGCGCAAGGTCGTGACCTGCACAGCGGAGGTGACGGACGTCGACGGCACCGTCGTCGCCATCGCGCAAGGGACGTTCCGCAACCTGCCGCCGGTTCATCGCGACGGCACGCCCGTGACGGACTGA
- a CDS encoding CoA transferase subunit A: MTDMLTSLDELAARVPDGALVAIPPDYSGCAMAAVRRVIARAARGLHLVGVPSGGLQADWLIGAGCVGTMEAAALTLGEFGLPPRFAAALKAGTIATKDATCPVIHAGLQAAEKGIPFMPLRGVIGSDLAANRPDWKIIDNPFSAEGAERGDPILLFPAIRPDVTLFHAPRADRCGNVWVGVRRELMLMAHASRSALVTVETVEDTDFLADPVLAAGTIPALYIDAIAEARNGAWPVGLAGEYPADRAAIAAYVEAAQTQEGFDAWLKALETEAEAA, encoded by the coding sequence ATGACCGACATGCTCACCTCGCTCGACGAGCTGGCCGCCCGCGTGCCGGACGGCGCGCTGGTCGCGATCCCGCCGGACTATTCCGGCTGCGCCATGGCCGCGGTCCGCCGCGTGATCGCAAGGGCTGCGCGCGGTCTGCACCTCGTCGGCGTGCCCTCGGGCGGGCTGCAGGCCGACTGGCTGATCGGCGCGGGCTGCGTGGGGACGATGGAGGCTGCGGCCCTGACGCTGGGCGAGTTCGGCCTGCCGCCGCGCTTTGCCGCCGCGCTGAAGGCCGGGACCATCGCCACGAAGGACGCGACCTGCCCGGTCATTCACGCGGGCCTGCAGGCAGCCGAGAAGGGCATCCCCTTCATGCCGCTCAGGGGGGTGATCGGCAGCGACCTCGCGGCCAACCGGCCCGACTGGAAAATCATCGACAACCCGTTCTCGGCCGAGGGCGCGGAGCGCGGCGACCCGATCCTGCTGTTCCCGGCGATCCGGCCCGACGTGACGCTGTTCCATGCGCCTCGCGCGGACCGCTGCGGCAATGTCTGGGTCGGCGTGCGGCGCGAACTGATGCTGATGGCGCACGCCTCGCGCTCCGCTCTGGTCACGGTGGAGACGGTTGAGGATACGGACTTCCTCGCCGACCCGGTGCTCGCGGCGGGCACGATCCCCGCGCTCTACATCGACGCCATCGCAGAAGCGCGCAATGGCGCCTGGCCCGTAGGCCTCGCCGGAGAATATCCCGCCGACCGCGCGGCCATCGCGGCTTATGTGGAGGCGGCGCAGACGCAGGAAGGCTTCGACGCGTGGCTGAAGGCGCTGGAGACGGAGGCGGAAGCGGCATGA